Proteins encoded within one genomic window of Epinephelus lanceolatus isolate andai-2023 chromosome 9, ASM4190304v1, whole genome shotgun sequence:
- the zdhhc12a gene encoding palmitoyltransferase ZDHHC12-A: MTGIEMVQNMFRTGFLVRATHTLLTWVITLVLFLHNTDLRKCEERGELLLPILFFLVVVLSVLLYFAVSLMDPGFVLTDNVKGSDEEMESMIPQSSTPRLRRCGYCLLQQPMRAKHCQTCKRCVRRFDHHCPWIENCVGERNHRWFIVYLLVQLLALLWALHITLSGISPSITWELWFRANGFLLAALAFVSIFSMVVLLLLGCHLYLVSINCTTWEFMSRHRISYLKNCGDEENPFDRGVLCNLWDFFCICRTVVWEQTYNDRSTTNSV; encoded by the exons ATGACAGGGATTGAAATGGTGCAGAACATGTTTCGGACCGGGTTTCTTGTTCGGGCCACGCACACACTGCTCACCTGGGTCATCACCCTTGTACTGTTCCTGCACAACACAG atttGCGGAAGTGTGAGGAGCGAggggagctgctgctgcccaTTCTGTTCTTCCTCGTGGTCGTGCTGTCGGTGCTCTTATACTTTGCTGTTTCTTTAATGGACCCTGGCTTTGTTCTAACTGACAATGTCAAG ggttCAGATGAAGAAATGGAGTCGATGATTCCTCAGTCCTCAACCCCTCGGCTGCGTCGCTGTGGATACTGCCTGCTGCAG CAGCCAATGAGAGCGAAGCACTGTCAGACGTGTAAGCGCTGCGTTCGTCGCTTCGACCACCACTGTCCCTGGATCGAGAACTGCGTGGGAGAGAGGAACCATCGTTGGTTCATCGTCTACCTGCTAGTGCAGCTGCTCGCTCTGCTCTGGGCGCTTCACATCACTCT GTCTGGCATCTCGCCCAGCATCACATGGGAGCTGTGGTTCAGAGCGAACGGGTTCCTGCTGGCGGCGCTGGCCTTCGTCAGTATCTTCTCCatggtggtgctgctgctgctgggctgCCACCTCTACCTGGTCTCCATCAACTGCACCACCTGGGAGTTCATGTCGCGTCACAGGATCTCGTACCTGAAGAACTGCGGAGACGAGGAGAACCCGTTTGACCGTGGTGTCCTCTGCAACCTGTGGGATTTCTTCTGCATCTGCAGGACGGTGGTGTGGGAGCAGACGTACAATGACAGAAGCACCACGAATTCTGTCTGA